Part of the Streptomyces sp. RFCAC02 genome is shown below.
GGCGGGGGATGGAGTCGGGGTCGAGCATGTCGTGCAGCGCGTCGTAGAGGGGCCGCAGGTAGGGGTCGATCTTCTCGTAGAGCGTGCCCGGCAGGAAGCCGAGGCGCTCGCCGGCCTCGACGGCGGGCCGGGTGAGGATGATGCGGTTGACCTGCTTCGACTGGAGGGCCTGGACGGCCTTCGCCATGGCGAGGTAGGTCTTGCCGGTGCCGGCCGGGCCGATGCCGAAGACGATCGTGTGGGTGTCGATCGCGTCGACGTACCGCTTCTGGTTGAGGGTCTTCGGGCGGATGGTCTTGCCGCGGTTGGAGAGGATGTTCTGCGTGAGGACCTGGGCGGGGCTCGCGCCCTCGCCCTCGCCGGAGCCGCGCAGCATGGCGATGGAGCGTTCCACCGCGTCCTCGGTGAGCGGCTGGCCGGTGCGCAGGACGAGCATCATCTCGTCGAAGAGGCGCTGGACCAGGGCGACCTCGGCGCGGTCGCCGGTGGCGCTGATCTCGTTGCCCCTGACGTGGATGTCGGTGGCGGGGAAGGCGTCCTCGATGACGCGCAGCAGCGCGTCCCCCGAACCGAGCACCGTGACCATGGGGTGCTTGGCGGGCACGGTGAACCGCGCGGTCGCCTCGGCGGCACCTGCCGCCGGCTGGTGTGTGGGTGTCTGGGTCATGGGTGGCCGCGGGACCGGCCTGCTCATCCCTCTCTGCACTGGACTGCCGGGCCTCCAGGGTACGACGCGGCGCCCGGACCGCCACAGGGAATACGGGGCGAACGGCCGCCGCCGCCCCGGACGTCGGCCCAGGCCCCGCCGTCTTGACACACGGCTTGACCCACGGCCGGGCGGGCAGGGCGTCAGCCGCGGAAGCCGAGAGTGGGGACGGCACGGCGGCGCGGCCAGGCCGGGGCGGGTCCCGGCAGCAGGGAGGCGAGGAACGCGTACCGCTCCCGCTCGCGCCCGAACGGCCCGGCGCCGGCGTCCGGCCCGGCCGACCGCACCAGCCGCCACCACGCGGCGACCTCGCCCCAGCCGGGCGCGGACAGCGACCCGCCGAACTCCTGGACGGACAGCGCCGCCGTGAGGCCGGCCAGGGCCAGCCGGTCGGCCAGCGGCCAGCCGGCGAGCGTGCCCGTGACGAAGCCGGCGGTGAACACGTCGCCGGCGCCGGTGGTGTCCAGGGCGTCCACCACGATCGCGGGGACCTCGGCGATCTCGCCGGTCCGGCCGTCGGCGGCGACCGCGCCGTCGGCGCCCATGGTGACGACGGCGAGCGGCACCCGCTCCGTCAGGGCGCGGGCCGCCGCGGCCGGGCTGTCGGTGCGGGTGTAGCGCATGGCCTCGGCCGCGTTCGGCAGGAACGCCTCGCAGTGCGCCAGGTCGGGCAGGGCGGCCAGGTCCCAGGCGCCGGTGTCGTCCCACCCGACGTCGGCGAAGACCAGGCTGCCCGCGCGGGCGGCCTCGCCGATCCACTCCTGGGGGCGCCCCGGCGTCAGCGAGGCGACGCAGGAGCGGGCGGGCGGCGGGCCGCCGGCGCCGAGCGGCGTGCCCGCGGGGGCGGCCGGGGCGTCGTGCCCGTGGGTGACCATGGTGCGCTCGCCCTCGTACGCCATGGAGACGGTCACCGGGGAGTGCCAGCCGGGGACCACGCCGGAGCGCGACAGGTCGATGCCCTCGCCGCGCTCCAGCGTCTCCCAGCAGTACTCGCCGTACTTGTCGTCGCCGAACGCGGCGGCCAGCGACGTGCGCAGGCCGAGGCGCGCGAGGGCCGTCGCCATGTTGGCGACACCGCCGGGGCTGGAGCCCATACCGCTCGCCCACGTCTCGCTGCCGCGCTCGGGCGCGGCGCGCAGGCCGGTGAAGACGATGTCGAGGAAGACGGTGCCGGTGAGGAAGACGTCGAACGGCGGCCCGTCCGGCGTCCTGACGGCGGCGAGCGGGTCGATCCCGCGGCACGGGCGCCGCCGGTCGGCGGCCGGCGGGTGGTCGGCGTTCCTGTCGGTCACCGTCTCTCCTGCGGTAGCTTCCGGCTCATGAGGCTTGTGATCATCGGCGGCGGTGGGTTCCGCGTACCCCTGGTATACAGGGCGCTTCTGACAGGCGGTCCCGATCGGCCCGGCGGTCGCCCGGACGAGGTGGTGCTGCACGACACGGACCCGGCGCGGGCCGGGGTGATCGCCGCGGTGCTCGCGGAGCTGGCGGCGGGGGTGCCGGGCGCGCCGCGCGTCCGGGTCGCGGAGGGCCTGGACGACGCGCTGCGCGGCGCGGACTTCGTGTTCTGCGCGATGCGGGTCGGCGGCACGGCGGGCCGCATCGCGGACGAGCGGGGGCCGCTGGCCGAGGGCCTGCTCGGGCAGGAGACGGTGGGCGCCGGCGGTGTCCTGTACGGGCTGCGGACGGTGCCCGAGGCCCTGC
Proteins encoded:
- a CDS encoding PhoH family protein, which produces MTQTPTHQPAAGAAEATARFTVPAKHPMVTVLGSGDALLRVIEDAFPATDIHVRGNEISATGDRAEVALVQRLFDEMMLVLRTGQPLTEDAVERSIAMLRGSGEGEGASPAQVLTQNILSNRGKTIRPKTLNQKRYVDAIDTHTIVFGIGPAGTGKTYLAMAKAVQALQSKQVNRIILTRPAVEAGERLGFLPGTLYEKIDPYLRPLYDALHDMLDPDSIPRLLSAGTIEVAPLAYMRGRTLNDAFIILDEAQNTNPEQMKMFLTRLGFESRIVITGDVTQVDLPGGTKSGLRQVQEILDGVDDVHFARLTSQDVVRHKLVGRIVDAYDRYDDRHGK
- a CDS encoding PfkB family carbohydrate kinase yields the protein MTDRNADHPPAADRRRPCRGIDPLAAVRTPDGPPFDVFLTGTVFLDIVFTGLRAAPERGSETWASGMGSSPGGVANMATALARLGLRTSLAAAFGDDKYGEYCWETLERGEGIDLSRSGVVPGWHSPVTVSMAYEGERTMVTHGHDAPAAPAGTPLGAGGPPPARSCVASLTPGRPQEWIGEAARAGSLVFADVGWDDTGAWDLAALPDLAHCEAFLPNAAEAMRYTRTDSPAAAARALTERVPLAVVTMGADGAVAADGRTGEIAEVPAIVVDALDTTGAGDVFTAGFVTGTLAGWPLADRLALAGLTAALSVQEFGGSLSAPGWGEVAAWWRLVRSAGPDAGAGPFGRERERYAFLASLLPGPAPAWPRRRAVPTLGFRG